In the Colius striatus isolate bColStr4 chromosome 3, bColStr4.1.hap1, whole genome shotgun sequence genome, GAGGATTACTACTTGATTTGTATATTGTAACATTTTGGCAATAGTAGTGTCTaggaaagcagagcaaaaaCTTCTGAATTTCAGTGATAATTGTattgcagtttatttttttgtatgtaatttttttgtttgtgttgtatttttttgtttgtttttaaaggagaatGTACTATATTGCATTTATTTAATAATCTGAAAGAATAATAGCATTTGGAATAATGGCAACAAGAGACCTAAAAGGAACTTTAAGAAAAATTGAACAAGGACTTCGCTTGTTAAATTATCCAAGAGATGTGGATTATACAGTGTAAGCAATAGTGTGAATAAATTTATTATAATACATAAGACCAAGATACATAAACAAGATATGTATAAATGTTAGCATTGCATCCAGTGATGAGTAAACAGAGCATATGTCTGTGGGAGGTTGGGGTTATGAACTGGAAGATAAAAGAACACAGTTTTGCTGTTCTGAACAATCCTTAaaataacagaatcatagaatggtaggggtagtCCAAtgctcctgccaaagcaggtccacctaggtcaggttgcacaggaacacatccaggtgggtcttgaagatctccaaggaaggagactccacaacctccctaggcagcctgtaccagtaaaagagttttcccttatgtttaaattaaactttttgtgtttcagcttcttcccattgcctcttgtcctatcactagatagaacagagaaaagtgatgctccaacctcctgacacccaccatttagatatttggaaatattaatgaaattcccctctcagtctcctcttatccagactaaacagccccagttcccacagcctttctcataaggaagatgttccagtggtGGCCCTGGTGTtccctttgtggccctgtgctggactgtctctagaagttctctgtccctcttgagctggagagcctagaactggacacactactgcagatgaggctgcaccagggcagagtagaggggaggaCAACcacccttgacctgctggccacactcttcttgatgcatcccgagatgccattggccttcttgaccatgagggcacattgctggctcatggttagttaaTTATCAAACAggccaggtctctctgcagagctgctctccagcacgtcaacccccagcctgtactggtgcatggggttgtttcttcccagatgcaagactttgAACTTGTCCTGGAATCTTGTGAGAGCCTTgtctacccaactctcaagccggttgagatcccactgaatggcagcacagccttctggggaatcaaccagtcctcccagtttggtgtcatcagggaacttgctgagggtacactctgtctttAAGTTTATCAttatcttgcttttattttttcttttttttctcccctctttcctTAATCTCTCACTTTTATAGTTTCTAAGTGCTAGCAAAACCTTAAGGAAATTTTATCCTGTGAAGAGTAAAAAAAAGGTGTTGAATGTTGAGATGGAAATGTTGGTGGGCTTTAGACCTGACCATGTTAAAATTACATGAGGGTCACCAAAACATTGTTCTGATTATTTTACATAAAACAGGAAAGCCTACTGAATGAGATATGCCTGGTAAATATCTCTTGAAATGAAAGATATATTTGGATATAAAGTGCTGTGTATATTAAAACACCTTAAGTTAAATGTTTGAATTTATGTACTTAAAGGCTTTTGTTGTCTTCTGCtgtgtaaaataattttgtttctcaaTAGGTTAGCAAAGGGTGATCCAGCTGCATTTTTACCTATTATCAGCTATTCTTTTACATCTTTTTCAACTTATATAGCAGAACTTTTGGTAAAGTGTGGTGTGGAGCTCACAGCAAAGAGTGACTTGCGTTTTGTTGAAGCTATTTATAAGGTATCTATCTTCATGTTCTTTATAGAAGACACAGAGTTTCGAGTATGAcctcataaaaataaaacatctgagTTTTACTATAAAGTGAAAATTTTTGGTAATGAACCCAAATTGTAATTCCCTTAAGAATTCAGATGAATATCACAGTGTGGcaaatatctttatttaaatTTTGATGAAAAGAAGCATAAATGTTGTTAGCCAAACCTGAATTTTGAGACAATTACAGAAACATTAATATTATTGCTTTCTGTTAGTTTTGGTGAACACTGGAATATTTATTACACAATAAATTTTAAAGACGTGAAGTTAGAAGAAATGATAACCAtcaaaaaatcccagaaaacTTCAGTAATTGTAATGAAAGCAAAATATCTTAAACCACTATGCCATATTAATATATAAAGTCCAATATTTAAGAGTTTATAAGTTGGAATCAAATTCTTAACcgaacaaaaataattttcagctgTCCTGAAAAATACCATACGCACATTTTTACAAAAGTTGGCTTGACGTATGAACAAATACTGGCTTATTCAGACTAGTTTTCCATCTGAAGAGGACAGAGACTCCTTTACAGAGAGCCCCTGTAGGAGCCTTACTTAGCCCTCTGACGCATTTGCTGAGATTAATACAACTTTTTATTGTTCATTTGCCTTGGAAAGTTTTTGTTTAACTTCTAAATTATTGTagacattaatatttaaattcatCAATCTTAAGACTGTGAGTTAAACTTTGAGAGCAATGTGAATGAAATGTTTCTTGAAGATATATGTTGAAAGTCTAGTTTGAAGAAACAGCTGAGAATATATAAATAACCAAATTGAGAAAAGGCTTAACTGTTGAAGTGCAGATTGAAAGAAAAGATTGTACAAGAATAAGAACCTCGGCATGCTATTTCTGCAAGACGTTGTACAGTGATTTTGAAAGTGAAgtaaactcttcttttttttttttttgttacagcttCTTCGAGATCAATTTCAATATAAACCAGTATTAACAAAACAGCAGTTTCTTCAGTTTGgctttgcagaaagaaaaatgcagcttgTTTGTGACATTATCAACTGTGTTTTGAAGAAACATAAAGAATTAAGTAACTCAAATAAGGTACTGATTAAACGGTAACTTTATAATAAGTTTCTTTAGACGTGCTTGATGCTTCAGGTAGAAGCTGAAGACTAAATTATTTGAAGATGCAGTATCGCAGTATGGTCAAAACAGGGTGAAAATTAGTATGAAGATCCACTGTAAAATGCCTGAGTTGTATCAAGTAGACAAAAGATATGAAGCTGCCAACACTTTGTAGtataaacaaaaaatagaaTGAAGATAAGTCTTGTACTTGATGTCTTTACAGCAGGGAATATATGTTTTTACACTCTGAATATAATGCTTGTGTAACTTGCAAgtagatttaaaaacaaagcaaaacttaCTGATGAAGTTCTGGTAATGCTTAATTTAAGTATGCCACTTGTATTTGTGTTTCAGTGGCATATATCTCAAATGTGATTATCTTCATTAGTCATATTTGTTTTACATTGctaaggcatttttttttattggtatATACTGTGTATCAATTATGttgtaataaaattaaatcttcAGTCTTCATTTTTTACAGAATTTTTTCATTGTAGTTTATAAGTCCTCAGGACTTATGTGTTTTTTGTATTTACCTTTAAACTCTGGTGCAAGTTATTTTCCTATTTATGACTAGATTTGATACAGCCTTGTGTAAGCATTAATGAGTATATGAATAAAGCCCTCCAAAATATTCCTATGTTAGGAGCAcaatattttctcctctttactTGAAGGTTAAATATGAAACGAGGAAAAAACTCAGATCTTTTAAATGTGAGGTGTGGTCAAATTGTGATCTTGTCCTTGCTGATCCTACTGGCAGTGTTCTGAATTCCAAACAGGTATGAAAATCGTTTTTATGTCATATG is a window encoding:
- the CEP44 gene encoding centrosomal protein of 44 kDa isoform X5 translates to MATRDLKGTLRKIEQGLRLLNYPRDVDYTVLAKGDPAAFLPIISYSFTSFSTYIAELLVKCGVELTAKSDLRFVEAIYKLLRDQFQYKPVLTKQQFLQFGFAERKMQLVCDIINCVLKKHKELSNSNKVKYETRKKLRSFKCEVWSNCDLVLADPTGSVLNSKQKPQVERHLGNEISGDLHPLPLPVQGDNEEESYLDHDVVEVKCEQVIEDNSQIEFLKSQLADCQEKLHKLDWIEDKLQVLEEKLKGKVIIDEKDWNNLASRVLLLETELLLQSRKRDLTPEFSNTSHECTSNRIPVSSAI